Proteins encoded within one genomic window of Thermogemmata fonticola:
- a CDS encoding phenylacetate--CoA ligase family protein codes for MLPDTPGKPAPVTGTTLEERIRNAQAQLDAHVREIVRWHFSPETGTPFWLEKAKAFDFDPLKDIQGWEDIKKFPFFEDEWLRGGPVERWIPKGMKDRAWYVFETGGTTGIPKSRVVCDDFRIDYEMFSDTLPEKYFPKGANWLMLGPSGPRRLRLAVEHLCQYRGGICFCIDLDPRWVVKLIKKGWMEHLRAYQDHCIDQAMTILTAGHNIRCMFTTPKLLDALCKRLEEQGTTLRQMGVTGIFCGGTEMTSQWIRFMIEEYLGPDIYIAPTYGNTLMGLAAADMPTAKDKYKITYYAPQPRAVVEVVDFKDYNKLVPYGQSGRVLLTTLTKEFFVPRFPERDEGEREPPCFKYPWDGVSGVRPFHEIAAQTTVGVY; via the coding sequence ATGTTACCCGACACCCCTGGAAAGCCTGCCCCGGTCACGGGCACCACTCTGGAAGAGCGCATCCGCAATGCCCAAGCCCAACTCGACGCCCATGTGCGCGAGATTGTGCGTTGGCATTTCTCCCCAGAAACGGGCACTCCTTTCTGGCTGGAAAAGGCCAAAGCTTTTGATTTTGATCCTCTTAAAGACATTCAGGGTTGGGAAGATATCAAGAAGTTCCCCTTTTTCGAGGATGAATGGCTTCGTGGCGGCCCGGTGGAGCGCTGGATTCCCAAGGGTATGAAAGACCGGGCGTGGTACGTCTTTGAAACGGGTGGCACCACGGGGATTCCGAAAAGCCGGGTTGTGTGCGACGACTTCCGGATTGATTACGAGATGTTTTCGGATACCCTTCCAGAAAAATATTTCCCCAAGGGAGCCAATTGGTTGATGCTGGGTCCCTCCGGACCGCGCCGCCTCCGCTTGGCTGTCGAACATTTGTGCCAGTACCGCGGCGGCATTTGCTTCTGCATCGACTTGGACCCCCGTTGGGTGGTCAAACTCATCAAAAAGGGTTGGATGGAGCACTTACGAGCCTACCAGGACCACTGCATCGATCAAGCTATGACCATCCTCACCGCCGGCCATAACATCCGCTGTATGTTTACGACGCCCAAACTCCTCGATGCGCTCTGCAAGCGTTTGGAAGAACAAGGTACCACCTTGCGGCAAATGGGAGTCACGGGCATCTTCTGCGGCGGTACAGAAATGACTTCCCAATGGATCCGCTTCATGATTGAGGAATATCTGGGACCGGATATCTACATTGCTCCCACTTATGGCAACACCCTTATGGGATTGGCAGCCGCCGATATGCCCACAGCGAAGGACAAATACAAAATCACCTACTACGCCCCGCAGCCTCGGGCCGTAGTCGAAGTAGTGGACTTCAAGGATTACAACAAGCTGGTTCCTTACGGCCAGTCCGGACGAGTTCTTTTGACCACCTTGACCAAGGAGTTCTTCGTCCCACGCTTCCCGGAGCGCGATGAGGGCGAACGTGAGCCTCCCTGTTTCAAGTATCCTTGGGACGGTGTCAGTGGTGTCCGGCCTTTCCACGAAATTGCGGCTCAAACCACAGTAGGCGTGTACTAA
- a CDS encoding aldehyde dehydrogenase family protein — protein sequence MIRIPVLRWGEPYESLESDKVVHFLTGEVLAEVGRANAAMVERDMRHAQRARDVLRQIPIQDLLQMVKKAADLYLKAELPIGDGTQTPEQFVRMQSATTGLPEHMCRFNMEKNHFVLTNMDKILDSLTRGLDLNILSRGFGVEHRGVPVSYQCQSPVLGLVLPSNSPGVHTLWLPIIPLQVGLVLKPGPQEPWTPYRMFAAFTAAGIPKQAISIYPGLGDIGAAVLNSCQRSLIFGSSATVEQYKGNPRVQAHGPGFSKILLGDDKVDQWEKYLDLMVDSVYVNSGRGCINCSGIWASRHTRAIAEAIAARIGPVQPLPPDDPQAGLAAFTVPGQADAVNADIDNALKEPGVTDMTGPKYGPRLVKKERCDYLRPTVIHCDHPDVAMAKKEYMFPFCTVVQCPQEKMLEKIGPTLVCTAITEDPKFQRALLDATHIDRLNIGPIPTIKLNWLQPHEGNIVDFLFRARAFQFEGPVHV from the coding sequence GTGATCCGCATCCCCGTGCTCCGCTGGGGTGAGCCTTACGAAAGCCTGGAAAGCGATAAGGTCGTTCACTTTCTGACCGGAGAAGTGTTGGCGGAAGTAGGCCGGGCCAATGCCGCCATGGTCGAACGAGACATGCGCCATGCCCAACGCGCGCGGGATGTTCTGCGGCAAATTCCCATACAGGACCTGCTCCAAATGGTCAAAAAAGCGGCAGACCTCTACCTCAAAGCCGAATTGCCCATCGGTGATGGCACTCAAACGCCGGAGCAGTTCGTCCGCATGCAGTCCGCTACGACTGGCTTGCCCGAGCATATGTGCCGCTTTAACATGGAAAAAAATCATTTTGTCCTCACCAACATGGACAAAATCCTCGACTCCCTAACTCGCGGCTTGGACCTGAATATCCTCAGCCGAGGTTTTGGCGTCGAGCATCGCGGCGTCCCCGTCAGTTATCAGTGTCAATCCCCTGTCTTAGGACTGGTGCTGCCCTCAAATTCTCCAGGCGTGCACACTCTGTGGCTACCGATCATTCCGCTGCAAGTGGGCTTGGTTCTCAAACCAGGTCCCCAAGAACCATGGACGCCCTATCGCATGTTTGCCGCCTTTACGGCTGCGGGGATTCCCAAGCAGGCTATCTCCATCTATCCCGGCCTTGGAGATATTGGGGCGGCGGTCCTCAATAGCTGCCAAAGAAGCCTAATCTTCGGGAGCAGTGCCACTGTCGAGCAGTACAAGGGCAATCCGCGCGTGCAGGCACATGGCCCCGGTTTTAGCAAAATCCTTCTGGGCGACGACAAGGTTGATCAATGGGAAAAGTATCTCGACCTCATGGTGGATAGCGTTTATGTCAACAGTGGTCGGGGATGCATCAATTGCTCGGGGATTTGGGCTTCACGCCACACCCGTGCCATCGCCGAAGCGATTGCAGCCCGCATCGGACCGGTGCAACCTCTGCCTCCCGATGATCCTCAAGCCGGCTTAGCAGCATTCACGGTTCCGGGCCAGGCAGATGCCGTCAATGCTGACATCGACAATGCCCTCAAGGAACCTGGAGTCACGGACATGACCGGTCCCAAGTATGGACCGCGGCTCGTCAAAAAAGAGCGCTGCGATTATCTCCGTCCTACCGTCATTCATTGTGACCATCCGGACGTGGCCATGGCCAAGAAGGAGTATATGTTCCCCTTCTGTACGGTTGTTCAATGTCCCCAAGAAAAAATGCTGGAAAAAATTGGGCCTACCCTGGTGTGCACTGCGATCACGGAAGACCCGAAATTCCAGCGTGCATTGCTGGATGCCACCCACATCGACCGTTTGAACATTGGCCCCATCCCCACCATCAAACTGAATTGGCTCCAACCGCACGAGGGAAATATCGTGGACTTCCTGTTTCGTGCCCGTGCTTTCCAGTTTGAAGGACCAGTCCATGTATGA
- a CDS encoding iron-containing alcohol dehydrogenase — MSARSGVALAAPPPAWDSIAGEQLLPFDFQPLNRVIAGPGVLQRLDEAVQSLGGQRVLLVTDPGLEQAGHPQRAQAILEAAGLKVALFDGVKENPTEREVEAGTEFARSHQIDCIVAVGGGSAMDCAKGINFLLTNGGRMSDYKGFGKASRPMLPSIGVPTTAGTGSEAQSYALITDEKTHLKMACGDRKAAFRIVLLDPELTLTQPQQVTAATGIDAIAHAVESFVCTRRNAFSQMLSRTAWHLLSQHFETVLREPRHLPARWNMLLGAHLAGMAIENSMLGICHSCANPLTAHYGITHGVAIGIMLPHVIRFNGEWVEPLYAELLAHEYGGKQRATDQLVERTLRFTQAAGLPQSLRDCGVSRTILPLLAEEAHQQWTARFNPRPVTENDLLRVYEAAW; from the coding sequence ATGAGTGCACGCAGCGGCGTAGCCTTGGCAGCGCCGCCCCCCGCTTGGGACAGCATAGCCGGAGAACAGCTCCTTCCTTTCGACTTCCAGCCTCTTAACCGTGTGATTGCTGGACCAGGAGTGTTGCAACGTCTGGACGAAGCGGTTCAGTCGCTTGGAGGCCAGCGCGTTCTATTGGTCACGGATCCAGGGCTGGAACAGGCCGGTCACCCCCAACGTGCCCAAGCCATCCTGGAAGCGGCAGGTTTGAAAGTGGCGTTGTTCGATGGGGTCAAGGAAAACCCAACCGAACGCGAAGTGGAAGCCGGCACAGAGTTTGCTCGTTCCCACCAGATCGATTGCATCGTCGCTGTGGGAGGGGGCAGCGCGATGGACTGTGCCAAAGGGATCAACTTCCTGCTGACCAATGGCGGTCGCATGAGTGATTACAAGGGTTTTGGCAAGGCCAGCCGCCCTATGCTCCCCTCGATCGGTGTTCCTACCACCGCAGGAACTGGCAGCGAAGCCCAGAGCTACGCCCTGATCACCGATGAAAAAACGCATCTGAAGATGGCATGCGGTGATCGCAAGGCTGCTTTCCGAATCGTTCTGCTCGACCCTGAACTAACGCTCACGCAGCCACAGCAGGTGACCGCTGCCACTGGCATCGACGCAATCGCCCACGCTGTGGAGTCTTTTGTTTGCACGCGGCGGAATGCTTTCTCCCAAATGCTGTCGCGCACGGCTTGGCATTTGCTGTCCCAGCACTTTGAGACCGTCCTGCGGGAACCCCGTCACTTGCCGGCACGCTGGAACATGCTTCTCGGCGCCCATTTAGCTGGCATGGCAATTGAGAACAGCATGTTGGGTATCTGCCATAGTTGCGCCAATCCGTTGACCGCGCATTACGGTATAACCCACGGAGTGGCGATTGGCATCATGCTACCTCACGTGATTCGTTTCAACGGCGAGTGGGTGGAACCGTTGTATGCGGAGCTTTTGGCTCACGAATACGGCGGAAAGCAACGGGCAACGGATCAGCTAGTAGAACGCACCCTTCGCTTCACCCAGGCGGCAGGACTCCCGCAAAGCCTGCGGGATTGTGGTGTGAGCCGGACTATCCTACCTTTGCTTGCGGAGGAGGCGCACCAACAATGGACTGCACGCTTCAACCCCCGACCCGTTACCGAAAACGATTTACTGCGCGTTTACGAAGCGGCTTGGTAA
- a CDS encoding outer membrane protein assembly factor BamB family protein, with the protein MFGGTIHRNMVNLREKGVPDNFDPEGPRLLWKAQLGSRAYGGPIVVNGRVLVGTNNESPRNPRDTDKNGEPADKGILMCFDAQTGKFLWQAVHDKLPSGQVNDWPKEGLCSTPVVEGDRVYYVSNRCTVVCADLQGMANGLQGRPLRGIDPKTGKQIDYDSPTDADILWEYDMIKELNVFPHNMSACSPLLVGDILFIVTANGVDEGHINIPSPEAPSFIALDKKTGKLLWKSNAPGKNIMHGQWSNPVYANIDGTRQVIFPGGDGWLYSFVPETGELLWKFDCNPKDAVYELGGTGTRNDFIGTPVVYKNRIYIGVGQDPEHTTGIAHFFCIAPKKDSRGDISKYLEVRMKDAEGKEKIGEKPNPNSHELWRFGGVDDRKWAPRDFRFGRTMSTACVVDDIVYISELAGFLHCLDANTGKHYWSFDTKASIWGSPYYVDGKILLANDQGELFIFRHLKQHEVYDEVAAAQNLTDRKAARAAMLAVRKQVSDKYLLAKIEFDTHIRSTPVVANGVLYVMTEKSLYAIKCGN; encoded by the coding sequence ATGTTCGGTGGTACGATCCATCGCAACATGGTCAACCTTCGGGAGAAAGGAGTACCCGACAACTTTGATCCCGAAGGCCCACGACTGCTTTGGAAAGCCCAATTGGGCAGCCGGGCTTATGGGGGACCAATTGTAGTCAATGGCCGTGTCCTGGTCGGAACCAATAACGAGTCCCCTCGCAATCCTCGCGATACCGACAAAAATGGTGAGCCGGCGGATAAGGGGATTCTCATGTGCTTTGACGCCCAGACCGGCAAATTCCTCTGGCAAGCGGTGCACGACAAACTGCCTAGCGGGCAGGTCAACGACTGGCCAAAGGAAGGTCTCTGTTCAACCCCCGTGGTCGAAGGGGATCGTGTTTACTACGTCTCCAACCGCTGCACCGTTGTGTGTGCAGACCTGCAAGGAATGGCCAACGGCCTGCAAGGCCGACCCCTGCGAGGGATCGACCCCAAAACCGGCAAGCAGATCGACTACGACTCCCCCACGGATGCCGACATTCTCTGGGAATACGACATGATCAAGGAACTAAACGTGTTCCCGCATAACATGTCGGCTTGCTCGCCCCTTCTGGTCGGCGACATTCTCTTTATCGTAACAGCCAACGGAGTCGATGAAGGACACATCAACATCCCCTCCCCTGAAGCTCCCAGTTTCATCGCCTTGGACAAAAAGACGGGGAAGCTCCTCTGGAAAAGCAACGCACCGGGAAAGAATATCATGCATGGTCAATGGTCTAACCCCGTCTATGCCAATATCGATGGCACTCGTCAGGTTATCTTTCCCGGAGGCGATGGCTGGCTATACAGCTTTGTGCCGGAAACTGGCGAACTACTCTGGAAATTCGACTGCAACCCCAAAGACGCCGTCTATGAATTGGGTGGAACAGGCACCCGCAATGATTTCATCGGAACACCTGTCGTTTACAAGAACCGCATCTACATCGGTGTCGGGCAGGACCCGGAACACACGACTGGCATTGCTCATTTCTTCTGCATTGCCCCGAAAAAAGACAGCCGTGGCGATATTTCTAAATACCTGGAAGTTCGCATGAAAGATGCCGAAGGGAAAGAGAAAATTGGCGAAAAACCCAACCCCAACTCTCATGAACTCTGGCGATTCGGCGGTGTTGATGATCGTAAGTGGGCGCCACGGGACTTCCGCTTCGGACGCACTATGTCAACCGCATGTGTCGTTGATGACATCGTTTACATCTCCGAACTCGCCGGCTTCCTCCACTGCCTGGATGCCAACACCGGCAAGCACTACTGGAGTTTCGACACTAAAGCTTCCATTTGGGGTTCTCCCTACTACGTGGATGGCAAAATCCTGCTGGCCAACGATCAAGGAGAATTGTTCATCTTCCGCCACCTCAAGCAGCATGAGGTTTATGACGAAGTCGCAGCAGCCCAAAATCTGACCGATCGCAAAGCAGCCCGTGCGGCCATGTTAGCTGTTCGCAAGCAGGTGAGCGATAAATACTTGCTCGCGAAAATCGAGTTCGACACGCACATCCGTTCCACCCCAGTCGTTGCGAACGGAGTGCTTTATGTGATGACTGAAAAGTCCCTCTACGCGATCAAATGCGGGAACTAA
- a CDS encoding outer membrane protein assembly factor BamB family protein, with product MLKPLHPLPLALFSLCVPLLPLSARDWVHWRGPEQNGFSREKNLPGDFDPAQGVRGNVLWKQPYGGRSAPLVLSGKLYIIQGTGEGLHEGEQVVCFDEKTGKKLWEYRVNVYHTDIVSSRLGWTTLTADPAKQYIYAHTTAGELLCLDSHGKLVWRRQLTEEFGRVTGYGGRVVTPIFDSGLVIVGMPNASWGDQARGLNRYVAFDGETGQVVWWSTLSPDTLYGTYYSSPVIAVINGQRLLITGGADGALHALKVRTGEVVWSIPFAKGVINGSPVVSGNLVICTHGEENPEGAPIGRIICVDASQVDPQTRRPKVVWDTFRRPYKANRNQPLANRFGLASAALADGLLYAPDDSGEIFCFRVKDGELLWRYRYATEVRGSPLIADGKLYIFDVKGRMVILTLRGEQRPDEEETFTYRFPGPGGTLNETNGTPIAVNGRLYFTTRTDLYCIGYPDAKAECDPYSPLPPETPYQADSVAGMRLFPADVTLPPKGKTQFQVVFYDANGRTVPAPNGKGVWRLPLPPKTPTGVQPPALQGTIDEHGTLIVGPQPSQQGYVEYQFGNFTARARVRVAPQIPYQQDFEKVPENAVPGGWVNTAGKFFVKKLADGNQVLAKVNTDSRPPIARANAYITSPDVSNYTIEADVLGTLVREKMPDVGIVNSRYTLILDGKIDPEHGQRTLRITSWEARPRINHGIAFHWEPNVWYSVRLTVQQQPDKAVIRAKVWKKGTPEPQAWTISFEDPNPNRQGAAALYGYISNIAPQPDGPPLPGSEIYFDNVRITPNTTTRN from the coding sequence ATGCTGAAGCCCCTCCATCCTCTACCCCTCGCTCTCTTCAGCCTGTGCGTACCACTGCTGCCGCTGTCCGCAAGGGATTGGGTCCACTGGCGAGGACCGGAACAGAACGGCTTTTCCCGCGAGAAGAATCTGCCCGGCGATTTTGATCCGGCACAGGGAGTTCGAGGGAACGTTCTGTGGAAGCAACCCTATGGCGGGCGTTCAGCCCCTCTCGTATTATCGGGCAAATTATACATCATCCAGGGTACTGGGGAAGGACTCCATGAAGGCGAACAGGTGGTCTGCTTCGACGAAAAAACAGGGAAAAAGCTGTGGGAATACCGGGTCAACGTTTACCACACCGACATTGTCTCGTCACGCTTGGGATGGACTACACTAACAGCCGATCCGGCCAAGCAGTACATTTACGCCCACACCACAGCAGGTGAATTGCTTTGCCTCGATAGCCACGGCAAGTTGGTATGGCGGCGGCAATTGACGGAAGAGTTTGGTCGTGTCACCGGCTATGGCGGCCGAGTTGTCACCCCCATTTTCGATAGCGGTCTTGTCATCGTGGGAATGCCCAATGCCTCATGGGGAGACCAGGCACGTGGGCTTAACCGCTATGTGGCCTTCGATGGAGAGACGGGGCAAGTGGTGTGGTGGTCCACTCTCAGTCCGGATACGCTCTATGGCACTTACTACTCCAGTCCTGTTATCGCTGTCATCAATGGACAGCGTCTGCTGATCACGGGCGGTGCAGACGGCGCATTGCATGCCCTTAAAGTGCGCACCGGCGAAGTCGTTTGGAGCATTCCCTTCGCCAAAGGGGTCATTAACGGTTCCCCTGTAGTCTCTGGCAACCTGGTGATCTGCACGCACGGTGAAGAGAACCCGGAAGGGGCGCCGATCGGCCGGATTATTTGCGTGGATGCCAGTCAGGTGGATCCGCAGACCCGGCGGCCCAAAGTCGTCTGGGATACCTTTCGCCGCCCCTACAAGGCGAACCGCAACCAACCGTTGGCAAACCGCTTTGGCCTGGCATCCGCTGCTCTCGCTGACGGCTTGCTCTACGCTCCGGATGATAGCGGGGAAATTTTCTGCTTCCGCGTCAAGGATGGCGAATTGCTCTGGCGTTATCGCTATGCCACAGAAGTTCGCGGTTCGCCCCTCATTGCCGACGGCAAACTCTACATTTTCGATGTCAAGGGCCGTATGGTCATCCTGACGCTACGGGGCGAACAACGGCCGGACGAGGAGGAAACATTCACCTACCGCTTCCCAGGTCCCGGAGGCACGCTCAACGAAACCAATGGCACACCTATTGCCGTCAACGGTCGCCTCTATTTCACGACACGTACTGATCTCTACTGCATCGGTTACCCCGACGCCAAAGCCGAGTGTGATCCGTACTCACCGCTGCCCCCTGAAACACCCTATCAAGCCGACTCGGTAGCCGGCATGCGATTGTTTCCTGCTGACGTCACCCTCCCTCCCAAGGGGAAGACTCAGTTTCAAGTCGTGTTTTATGATGCTAATGGCCGCACAGTGCCGGCCCCTAACGGGAAAGGGGTGTGGCGACTTCCCTTGCCACCCAAAACTCCTACTGGTGTCCAACCCCCTGCTTTGCAAGGAACTATTGATGAGCATGGAACCCTGATCGTCGGCCCTCAACCTAGCCAACAGGGATATGTGGAATACCAGTTTGGCAATTTCACGGCCCGGGCCCGGGTGCGCGTCGCTCCCCAAATCCCCTATCAACAGGATTTCGAGAAGGTACCGGAAAACGCGGTCCCTGGCGGCTGGGTTAATACAGCGGGGAAATTTTTTGTCAAAAAATTGGCTGACGGCAATCAGGTCCTGGCCAAGGTCAACACGGATTCCCGCCCCCCCATCGCCCGTGCCAACGCCTATATCACCTCGCCGGATGTCAGCAATTACACCATTGAGGCGGACGTCTTAGGGACACTTGTGCGCGAGAAAATGCCAGATGTTGGCATCGTCAATTCCCGTTACACTCTGATCCTTGATGGCAAGATAGACCCTGAGCATGGCCAGCGCACCCTTCGTATTACCTCTTGGGAAGCTCGGCCGCGAATTAACCACGGCATCGCCTTCCATTGGGAACCGAATGTTTGGTACAGCGTCAGACTGACTGTCCAGCAACAACCGGACAAAGCTGTGATTCGTGCCAAGGTGTGGAAGAAAGGCACCCCGGAACCGCAAGCTTGGACAATTAGCTTTGAGGACCCCAACCCCAACCGCCAAGGTGCGGCAGCCCTCTACGGCTATATTTCCAACATCGCCCCTCAACCGGATGGTCCGCCCCTACCGGGATCGGAAATATACTTTGACAACGTTCGAATCACCCCTAACACTACCACCCGGAACTGA
- a CDS encoding phenylacetate--CoA ligase family protein, whose product MTDRRSGAFITMGWTEAATVASLPTHLLTASRDELRHWQWRRLHQLLTTVLPQNPFYTRKYAGLSADAIRDWADFERLPFTTKAELATDQQEHPPYGSNLTYPLQQYSRLHQTSGTSTGYPLRWLDTAESWAWLLRCWQWNYLLLDLRPEDRLFFPFSFGPFLGFWTAFEAAGLMGRFCLPGGGMSSTARLRLLQEHGCTVVCTTPTYALHLAEVATAEGIPLADSPVRALVVAGEPGGGITATRQRLESAWGCRVFDHYGLTEIGPTAMEAVETPAEMLLLETEYIIEVIEVGGERPVPPGQEGELVITNLGRWGSPLIRYRTGDVVQITDKVDSCGRTWRRIVGGVRGRVDDMIHVRGNNLYPATLEAILRRFPEVAEYRIVVDQRGPLTDLRIEVEPRESAAGDLAAAVARAIRDELLFRVDVVVVPPQSLPRFEMKARRVCVVSSSCSATQLRKDTLNCL is encoded by the coding sequence GTGACGGACCGGCGCAGCGGGGCATTCATCACTATGGGCTGGACGGAAGCCGCCACGGTAGCAAGCCTGCCGACCCATTTACTCACCGCATCGCGGGATGAGTTGCGCCATTGGCAATGGCGGCGGCTGCATCAATTGTTGACAACCGTACTGCCCCAAAACCCCTTTTATACTCGCAAGTATGCGGGACTCTCCGCTGATGCCATTCGAGATTGGGCGGATTTCGAGCGATTACCCTTCACCACTAAGGCAGAATTGGCAACCGATCAACAAGAGCATCCCCCCTATGGTAGCAATCTGACATATCCTCTCCAGCAGTACAGCCGGTTGCACCAGACATCAGGGACAAGCACCGGGTATCCCCTGCGTTGGTTGGACACAGCGGAAAGTTGGGCATGGCTGCTCCGCTGCTGGCAATGGAACTATTTACTTCTGGATTTGCGTCCTGAGGATCGGTTGTTTTTTCCCTTCTCCTTCGGGCCGTTCCTGGGATTTTGGACAGCATTTGAAGCCGCTGGGCTTATGGGCCGCTTTTGCCTACCAGGCGGGGGAATGAGCAGTACAGCACGTTTGCGCCTGCTCCAGGAACACGGATGTACCGTAGTGTGCACCACACCTACCTATGCTCTGCATCTCGCCGAAGTCGCAACAGCGGAGGGTATCCCCCTGGCGGATTCTCCTGTGCGCGCTTTGGTAGTGGCGGGAGAACCCGGCGGCGGAATCACCGCCACGCGTCAACGCTTGGAAAGCGCTTGGGGATGCCGTGTCTTTGATCATTATGGCTTGACAGAGATTGGCCCCACCGCGATGGAAGCCGTCGAAACACCAGCCGAGATGCTTCTGCTGGAGACGGAGTACATTATTGAGGTAATCGAAGTGGGCGGGGAACGTCCGGTCCCTCCGGGTCAAGAGGGCGAGTTGGTGATTACCAACTTGGGCCGGTGGGGAAGCCCACTGATCCGTTACCGCACGGGCGATGTTGTTCAAATCACCGACAAAGTAGACAGTTGTGGCCGGACCTGGCGGCGGATCGTCGGTGGTGTTCGAGGCCGCGTCGATGATATGATCCATGTACGCGGGAATAATCTTTATCCGGCCACGTTGGAAGCAATCTTGCGCCGCTTTCCGGAAGTGGCCGAGTATCGTATCGTTGTCGATCAGAGGGGGCCGCTGACGGACCTGAGGATCGAAGTGGAGCCACGCGAATCTGCCGCTGGAGACCTGGCAGCCGCCGTGGCACGGGCCATCCGGGATGAACTGCTCTTTCGGGTCGACGTCGTGGTGGTTCCCCCGCAAAGCCTTCCGCGCTTTGAGATGAAAGCCCGCCGTGTGTGCGTGGTATCTTCCTCGTGCTCAGCCACGCAGTTGAGGAAAGACACTCTCAACTGCCTGTAG
- a CDS encoding biotin--[acetyl-CoA-carboxylase] ligase, which translates to MSARESAREIWHFPTQHVGKHVAVYTTVSSTNTVAAEWLVRSSENWDGWAILAEEQTAGRGQYHRTWQAPCGKALLLSIILQPPAELARPSLLTVWVAVAVADAIQKLTEQDAIIKWPNDLLLQGRKVCGILIECHGSAVVAGIGLNLNQQTEDWTNLNLPHAISLYQATHRSITIRQAAEQVIDCLDHYYSVLLKGQTDLLTRQWRRRLGLLGRPVQIELAGGNTVAGTLQTLTFDSVIVATSGGVQSWPPEKILHLHPLEVA; encoded by the coding sequence ATGTCTGCTCGCGAGTCTGCCCGCGAAATCTGGCATTTCCCCACCCAACACGTCGGCAAGCACGTGGCGGTGTATACCACAGTCTCCAGCACCAACACCGTGGCTGCCGAGTGGCTGGTTCGCTCCTCGGAAAACTGGGATGGTTGGGCCATTCTCGCTGAAGAGCAAACGGCTGGCCGGGGACAGTATCATCGCACCTGGCAGGCGCCTTGCGGAAAAGCACTGTTGTTATCTATCATCCTTCAACCCCCGGCCGAATTGGCACGGCCCTCTTTACTGACCGTATGGGTGGCTGTCGCTGTGGCAGACGCCATCCAGAAGCTGACCGAGCAGGATGCCATTATCAAATGGCCGAATGATCTACTGCTCCAGGGCCGCAAAGTCTGCGGTATCCTCATCGAATGTCACGGATCGGCTGTCGTCGCCGGCATTGGCCTGAATCTGAATCAACAAACAGAAGATTGGACCAACCTAAATCTGCCTCATGCGATTTCGTTGTATCAAGCCACTCACAGAAGCATCACGATCCGCCAGGCCGCAGAACAGGTTATTGACTGCTTGGACCATTATTACAGCGTGCTGCTGAAAGGTCAAACAGACCTCCTTACCCGCCAGTGGCGCAGGCGGTTGGGGTTACTCGGACGCCCTGTGCAAATCGAACTGGCGGGTGGTAATACCGTGGCGGGAACATTACAGACACTTACTTTTGACAGTGTTATCGTGGCCACATCAGGGGGGGTGCAGTCCTGGCCGCCGGAAAAGATTTTGCACCTCCATCCCTTAGAAGTAGCGTAA